Proteins encoded within one genomic window of Spirulina major PCC 6313:
- a CDS encoding CHAT domain-containing protein produces MDANLSLIDLRSHLRPWLIASLGLAIALPLPVAAQTITATPDGTGTVVQQNGQTYQILGGTQAGANLFHSFQRLGLDAGAIAQFLSTSEITNILGRVTGGELSRIDGLLQVVGSGANLYLLNPAGIVFGAGARLDVPGSFTATTADRIGFAGGWFNATGTNDYGALTGNPKQFSFLQTEPGGIVNLGTLSAPGTVQLLGGTVANQGAIAGQQVTIAAVPGTSRVRLSEPGMLLSVELERDAIAASGLIRSVDMAQWLTGAAGTVENTGQIRGQTVDLMAATRVSTLDPELIITEDGYYPTVALFPEKLGDPWAVSMIDVRVDDPYALLYGGTAGTISRMVGRDRSGLDAVQTTLNRVPDPVDQLNLVTEGNQGNIWLGDTWITAANVGDYHAQLQQWGEALTPEASLLLYSCFTALGATGEAFVNAIATSTGTAIAASTNATGSANYGGDWNLEYQTQPIQPRTPFRADTLTTWDGKLATQTVTTLANTGTGSLRDIIDNVAASGDSIVFGVAGTIILDFPFVGADASSLIIEDRTLTIDGGNQITLDGNQQNSIFDLSSSNLTLQNITLQNARIVGAQSGGGVRLRNNSTLILENSQIANNTVAQQGGGIFGDATSVMTVRNSAIANNIAVGNGGGIISENTAANAVTIINSTLNNNRSNASGGGLSAQNATLINSTLSGNVATSGGGASVTNNFTVRNSTIAFNQATAAGGGIYLDNAAAVLTATNSIISQNIAPVGADLALTPAIFAQSTIESNLIGLASGAGAFSNTNLIGINPLLGPLQNNGGPTQTHALPANSPALDAGNNDLTTVTTDQLGNPRISNSRVDLGAFELQVTPTPPPAPLPSAPQPDGCPPYCEDQDAERLINPDMLTSEPSEGTSLLDPVVEELDSKVSQDYAGYYNLGEVSAPSLGEIQATLQTIAAATGQDPAVVYFTFTPIAVDDSDADVMARSLLASTRLAGLGPELAPMAAQNRSQSDELQLVVVTATGEPIFKRVRGVTRSQVLAITRRLTRSITRQDNAYWSAAQQLNEWLIAPLEADLNDRGIDNLAIIADAGLRSLPFAALYDGETFLVERYSLGLMPSVSLTNTDYQNIQNSDVLAMGASHFDGLADLPAVPLELELITTSQGGEMFLNDAFTMQNLRQHRQDYQVVHLGTHGEFQGGTAQNSFLAMGRDRITLDQIRTLGFNNPPLELLVLSACQTALGDESAELGFGGLAVQAGAKSVLGSLWYVSDAGTLGMMSQFYPQLHQAPIKAEALRQTQLAMLNGDIIFRDGTLISGDRIIPLTPQLAALGDVDFTHPFYWSAFTLIGSPW; encoded by the coding sequence ATGGACGCGAATCTATCCCTAATCGATTTACGATCGCACCTCAGACCCTGGTTGATCGCGTCGTTGGGACTGGCGATCGCGCTCCCCTTGCCCGTTGCCGCCCAGACGATCACCGCGACTCCAGACGGGACGGGGACGGTGGTGCAGCAGAACGGGCAAACCTACCAAATCCTGGGGGGAACCCAAGCCGGGGCGAATCTGTTCCATAGTTTTCAGCGGCTGGGGTTGGATGCGGGGGCGATCGCGCAATTTCTCAGCACCAGTGAGATCACAAATATTTTGGGGCGCGTCACTGGAGGCGAACTGTCCCGCATTGATGGCCTGCTGCAAGTGGTGGGCAGTGGTGCGAATTTATATCTGCTCAATCCGGCGGGGATTGTGTTTGGGGCGGGGGCGCGGCTGGATGTGCCGGGGAGTTTTACCGCGACGACGGCGGATCGGATCGGGTTTGCGGGGGGTTGGTTTAACGCGACGGGGACGAATGATTACGGGGCGTTGACGGGAAATCCCAAGCAATTTTCCTTTTTGCAGACGGAACCGGGGGGCATTGTTAACCTGGGAACCCTAAGCGCACCGGGGACTGTGCAACTTTTGGGGGGGACGGTGGCGAACCAAGGCGCGATCGCCGGCCAGCAGGTGACGATCGCGGCAGTGCCGGGAACGAGTCGGGTGCGCTTGTCGGAGCCGGGGATGTTGTTGAGTGTGGAACTGGAGCGGGATGCGATCGCGGCTTCAGGGCTGATTCGATCGGTGGATATGGCGCAATGGCTGACGGGTGCAGCGGGGACGGTGGAGAATACGGGCCAGATTCGCGGCCAAACCGTTGATCTGATGGCTGCCACGCGGGTTTCAACCCTCGATCCTGAGTTGATCATCACGGAGGATGGCTATTATCCCACCGTGGCCCTATTTCCGGAAAAGTTGGGTGATCCTTGGGCGGTGTCAATGATTGATGTACGGGTGGATGATCCCTACGCACTGCTATACGGGGGAACGGCGGGCACGATTAGCCGCATGGTGGGGCGCGATCGCTCTGGCCTCGATGCCGTCCAAACCACCCTCAATCGCGTTCCTGACCCGGTGGATCAACTCAACCTGGTCACGGAAGGCAATCAGGGCAATATTTGGCTGGGCGATACCTGGATCACGGCGGCCAATGTGGGGGACTATCACGCTCAGTTACAGCAATGGGGGGAAGCGTTGACCCCGGAAGCGAGTTTGTTGTTGTATAGCTGTTTTACGGCCTTGGGGGCGACGGGTGAAGCCTTTGTCAATGCGATCGCAACGTCCACAGGAACAGCGATCGCGGCTTCGACCAATGCCACCGGCAGCGCCAACTATGGCGGTGATTGGAACTTGGAGTATCAAACCCAACCGATCCAACCCCGCACCCCCTTCCGCGCCGACACCCTCACCACCTGGGACGGCAAACTCGCCACCCAAACCGTCACCACCCTCGCCAACACCGGCACGGGTTCCTTACGTGACATCATCGATAATGTCGCCGCATCGGGGGATTCCATCGTCTTTGGTGTAGCCGGAACCATCATCCTTGACTTTCCCTTTGTCGGTGCTGATGCCAGCTCCCTGATCATCGAAGACAGAACGCTCACCATTGATGGCGGCAATCAAATTACCCTCGACGGCAACCAACAAAATTCGATTTTTGATCTCAGCAGTAGCAATCTAACCCTCCAAAACATCACGCTCCAAAACGCTAGGATTGTCGGCGCTCAGTCTGGCGGGGGTGTCCGCCTGCGCAACAATAGCACGCTGATTTTGGAAAATTCGCAAATTGCCAACAATACTGTGGCCCAGCAAGGCGGGGGGATTTTTGGTGATGCAACATCGGTGATGACTGTGCGGAATAGTGCGATCGCCAATAATATTGCGGTGGGAAATGGCGGGGGGATTATCTCGGAAAACACCGCCGCCAATGCCGTCACGATCATTAATTCCACCCTGAACAACAACCGCAGCAATGCCAGCGGCGGCGGACTCTCAGCCCAAAATGCCACACTGATCAATAGCACCCTCTCCGGTAATGTTGCGACCAGCGGCGGCGGCGCATCCGTCACCAATAATTTCACCGTCCGCAACAGCACGATCGCCTTCAATCAAGCCACTGCCGCTGGGGGTGGGATTTATCTCGACAATGCCGCCGCTGTTCTCACCGCCACCAACTCGATTATTTCGCAAAATATCGCTCCCGTCGGCGCAGACTTAGCCCTCACACCGGCCATCTTTGCCCAAAGCACGATCGAATCTAACTTAATTGGTTTGGCATCAGGAGCCGGGGCATTCTCCAACACAAACTTAATCGGAATCAACCCCCTCCTTGGCCCCCTACAAAACAACGGCGGCCCCACCCAAACCCACGCCCTCCCCGCCAATAGTCCCGCCCTCGATGCCGGGAACAACGATTTAACTACGGTCACAACGGATCAGTTAGGCAATCCACGAATTAGTAATAGCCGCGTTGATCTGGGGGCGTTTGAATTGCAAGTGACCCCGACCCCGCCCCCTGCCCCCCTCCCGTCCGCCCCGCAACCCGATGGGTGTCCGCCCTACTGTGAGGATCAAGATGCAGAGCGGCTGATTAATCCTGACATGCTGACCTCTGAACCGAGCGAGGGGACCAGTTTACTCGATCCGGTGGTGGAGGAATTGGATAGTAAGGTGAGCCAAGACTATGCCGGGTATTACAATTTGGGTGAGGTCAGCGCTCCGAGTTTAGGTGAGATTCAGGCAACGCTACAAACCATTGCCGCCGCCACGGGGCAAGATCCGGCGGTGGTGTATTTCACCTTTACGCCCATAGCGGTTGATGACAGTGATGCCGATGTGATGGCGCGATCGCTCCTAGCCAGTACGCGCCTAGCGGGGCTTGGGCCGGAATTGGCCCCGATGGCGGCTCAAAACCGATCGCAATCGGATGAGTTGCAGTTGGTGGTGGTGACGGCGACGGGAGAACCGATTTTTAAACGGGTGCGAGGGGTGACGCGATCGCAAGTCCTTGCGATCACTCGTCGGTTGACCCGGAGCATTACCCGTCAGGACAATGCCTATTGGTCAGCCGCCCAGCAGTTAAATGAATGGTTGATCGCGCCCTTGGAGGCGGATTTGAATGATCGCGGCATTGATAACCTGGCGATTATTGCCGATGCGGGACTGCGATCGCTGCCCTTTGCCGCTCTTTATGATGGCGAAACCTTCCTCGTCGAACGCTACAGCCTGGGGTTAATGCCCAGCGTTTCCCTCACCAATACTGATTATCAAAACATTCAAAACAGCGACGTGCTCGCCATGGGAGCGTCCCACTTTGACGGCTTGGCAGACCTCCCCGCTGTCCCCCTAGAACTTGAATTGATCACCACGTCCCAAGGCGGCGAAATGTTTTTAAATGATGCCTTTACCATGCAGAACCTGCGCCAGCATCGTCAAGACTATCAAGTCGTTCATTTAGGAACCCATGGCGAATTTCAAGGGGGCACGGCGCAAAATTCTTTCCTGGCGATGGGGCGCGATCGCATCACCCTCGATCAAATCCGTACCCTCGGCTTTAACAATCCGCCCCTAGAACTCCTCGTGTTGAGTGCCTGCCAAACTGCCTTAGGAGATGAATCCGCAGAATTAGGGTTTGGTGGTTTGGCCGTGCAGGCCGGGGCTAAATCCGTGTTGGGGAGTTTGTGGTATGTCAGTGATGCCGGAACCCTCGGCATGATGAGCCAATTTTACCCGCAACTGCACCAAGCCCCCATCAAAGCCGAAGCCCTCCGCCAAACCCAATTAGCCATGCTCAACGGTGACATTATCTTCCGCGACGGTACTCTGATCAGCGGCGATCGCATCATCCCCTTAACCCCACAACTTGCCGCACTGGGCGATGTGGACTTTACCCATCCGTTTTATTGGAGTGCCTTCACCCTGATTGGTAGCCCGTGGTAG
- a CDS encoding ATP-binding protein, whose amino-acid sequence MFVDSLLHPAPPTFAPDCSVAEAIATMHQLHHPLLWVTTPEHQLIGMISERIILEWLLQQPDMTAIATTPVAALMAKPPPALTATEAQTPAALARWFSTHDLPSVPIVDAASRLTSIIPQNALFALIQDNVPAESANTTMLLWSEESNQWATADLKLYQQIQALELQIHHQSHALQQSTTKLQALVNVLPDLLIHMNREGIILDVVNSSSLELVCPIQQLKGKTPHEVLPLEAAEERLFYIHRALDTGEMQRYDYSLQLPSGKVCHEEAQIVVCGDDEVLIIIRDVSDRVRDRNILAQERAFLQCLMDSIPDLIFYKDRESRYLGCNQAFADYLNHPKDKILNCVDQDFFSDATAQRFQERDQQVLQTRTTQHYEEWAIYRDNTHTQLLLDIIKTPFMDKNGDVLGIIGIGRNITDRKRDEQNMLNAIAKEKELLDLKSEFITIASHEFRTPLTVIIAATKLMHQFEHRFNAEQRREQYERILRNSQRILSLLEDILVFSQADADALNAVPQCFNVKEFCETISRDLLSLIRETPPFILQFDGSVYAPVDQGLLRHILVNLMSNAFKYATNHQPVTLTVTITEHHLQLVISDQGIGIPPEAIPHLFEPFHRAKNVGDIPGTGLGLAIVKRAVDLHHGTISCESHLNQGTTFTVCLPLNPPLL is encoded by the coding sequence TTACATCACCCATTACTCTGGGTAACCACGCCTGAACACCAACTGATTGGGATGATTTCCGAGCGGATCATTCTAGAGTGGCTACTACAACAGCCCGATATGACAGCGATCGCCACCACCCCCGTTGCCGCGCTTATGGCCAAGCCCCCGCCAGCCTTGACTGCCACCGAAGCCCAAACCCCCGCTGCCCTCGCCCGCTGGTTCAGCACCCACGATCTCCCCAGTGTGCCGATTGTAGACGCAGCCTCTCGACTCACGAGCATCATTCCCCAGAACGCCCTGTTTGCCCTGATTCAAGATAATGTGCCAGCGGAATCCGCCAACACCACAATGCTTTTGTGGTCTGAGGAGTCCAACCAATGGGCCACGGCAGATCTCAAACTCTACCAACAAATCCAAGCCCTAGAACTTCAGATTCATCATCAAAGCCACGCCTTGCAACAGAGCACAACAAAACTACAGGCCCTGGTCAATGTGCTACCAGATTTATTGATTCACATGAATCGGGAAGGCATTATTTTAGATGTGGTGAATAGTAGCAGTCTTGAACTCGTGTGTCCCATCCAGCAATTAAAGGGAAAAACTCCCCATGAAGTTCTTCCATTAGAGGCAGCGGAGGAGCGACTTTTCTACATTCATCGAGCCTTGGACACAGGCGAAATGCAAAGGTATGACTATAGCCTGCAACTACCATCGGGAAAAGTTTGTCATGAAGAAGCGCAGATTGTTGTGTGCGGTGATGATGAAGTTTTGATAATTATTCGGGATGTGAGCGATCGCGTTCGCGATCGCAATATTCTCGCCCAAGAGCGGGCTTTTTTGCAATGTTTGATGGATTCCATCCCCGACTTGATTTTTTACAAGGATCGAGAGAGCCGCTATTTAGGCTGTAATCAAGCCTTTGCCGACTATTTGAATCACCCAAAAGACAAGATTTTGAACTGTGTTGACCAAGACTTTTTTTCGGATGCCACGGCTCAACGATTCCAAGAACGAGATCAACAGGTTTTACAAACGCGAACGACCCAACATTATGAAGAATGGGCAATATATCGCGATAACACACATACACAATTGTTACTAGACATCATCAAAACGCCTTTTATGGACAAAAATGGTGATGTTTTAGGTATTATTGGCATCGGTCGAAACATCACCGATCGTAAGCGTGACGAACAAAATATGCTCAATGCGATCGCGAAAGAAAAAGAACTCCTTGACCTTAAATCTGAATTTATCACCATCGCATCCCATGAGTTTCGCACCCCCTTAACGGTGATCATCGCAGCGACAAAACTGATGCACCAGTTTGAGCATCGCTTCAATGCGGAGCAACGGCGGGAACAATACGAGCGAATTTTACGCAATAGTCAGCGGATTCTATCTCTCCTTGAGGATATTTTAGTCTTTAGCCAAGCCGATGCTGATGCCTTGAATGCTGTGCCTCAGTGTTTCAATGTTAAAGAATTTTGCGAAACTATTAGTCGCGATCTTTTGAGTTTAATTCGTGAGACTCCTCCGTTCATACTGCAATTTGATGGCTCTGTTTATGCCCCCGTCGATCAAGGCCTTTTACGCCATATCTTGGTGAATTTGATGAGTAATGCGTTTAAATATGCGACTAATCATCAGCCAGTGACGCTAACTGTAACGATCACTGAGCATCATTTACAACTGGTTATTTCAGACCAAGGAATTGGGATTCCTCCTGAGGCGATACCTCATTTATTTGAACCGTTTCACCGGGCCAAAAATGTTGGTGATATTCCGGGGACAGGGTTAGGATTGGCGATCGTCAAGCGAGCTGTAGATTTGCATCACGGCACGATTAGCTGTGAAAGCCATCTCAACCAAGGCACAACGTTTACCGTCTGTTTGCCCCTCAATCCACCGTTGCTGTGA